A single Calditerrivibrio sp. DNA region contains:
- the cbiB gene encoding adenosylcobinamide-phosphate synthase CbiB: MKGIYLTIAFFIDRFIGDPEFRYHPIRGIGLLAFTLEKTMNKGGCKKLKGFLFNIILTVGVYLFFLLLDFTLISYSHLYHVYHIVMLYFGISSYELIKRVKRIDILLKSDIEKARRELSMIVGRDTKTLEEQGIRRAMLETLSENLSDGFVAPVFYYLLGGLPLLYFYKTVNTLDSMVGYKSERYREFGYFSAKLDDLLNFIPARLTALLFFLATLDLDVLKYIKKYGRNHTSPNSGYPEAALAGVLKCSFGGPNYYNGKLVEKPYIGENNRKLTPQDTAKSLKTVSIASYIFFVITIITLELL; the protein is encoded by the coding sequence ATGAAAGGGATCTATCTTACCATTGCCTTTTTCATCGACAGGTTTATAGGTGACCCGGAGTTTAGATATCACCCCATAAGGGGGATAGGATTGCTGGCCTTTACATTGGAAAAAACGATGAACAAGGGTGGATGCAAGAAGCTTAAGGGCTTTTTATTCAATATTATTTTGACAGTAGGTGTTTATCTCTTTTTCTTACTTTTAGATTTTACACTCATCAGCTACTCACATCTTTACCACGTTTACCATATAGTAATGTTATACTTTGGCATATCCTCCTACGAGCTCATAAAAAGAGTAAAAAGGATCGACATTCTACTGAAATCAGATATCGAAAAAGCCCGTAGGGAGCTTTCCATGATAGTGGGCAGGGATACAAAAACGTTAGAGGAACAAGGAATAAGAAGAGCCATGCTGGAAACCCTATCCGAAAACCTCAGCGATGGGTTTGTAGCCCCTGTCTTTTACTATCTATTGGGTGGCCTACCGTTACTCTATTTTTACAAAACAGTAAATACCTTAGACTCCATGGTGGGGTACAAAAGTGAAAGATACAGAGAATTTGGTTACTTTTCTGCCAAACTTGATGACCTATTAAATTTTATCCCAGCAAGGCTTACCGCACTACTATTTTTTTTGGCAACACTTGATCTCGATGTGCTAAAATATATAAAAAAATATGGTAGAAATCATACAAGCCCAAACTCCGGCTATCCCGAAGCAGCATTAGCCGGCGTTTTAAAATGCAGTTTTGGTGGACCTAACTACTATAATGGTAAGCTTGTAGAAAAGCCCTACATAGGAGAAAACAACAGAAAGCTCACCCCACAGGATACAGCCAAGAGCCTGAAAACAGTTTCTATTGCATCATATATCTTTTTTGTGATAACAATAATAACACTGGAGCTTTTATGA
- the cobU gene encoding bifunctional adenosylcobinamide kinase/adenosylcobinamide-phosphate guanylyltransferase produces the protein MVTLITGGIKSGKSSFALSLGEGYKNRLFIATAEPFDDDMKKKIDLHKMERGDGWTTIEEPLNLTNALKDSEHYDFIIIDCLTMWVNNILYHKVDIDIYINDFLKYLKRGLNSELVLVTNEVGLGIIPIDSVVREYVNLLGQVNQKLAHLSERVILMVSGLPFYIKGQNHELQAF, from the coding sequence ATGGTTACTCTTATCACCGGTGGTATTAAAAGCGGTAAAAGCTCCTTCGCTCTATCGTTGGGGGAAGGATATAAAAACAGACTCTTCATCGCCACAGCAGAACCTTTTGATGATGATATGAAAAAAAAGATTGACCTGCATAAGATGGAAAGGGGAGACGGGTGGACCACCATCGAAGAGCCCTTAAATCTTACCAACGCCCTCAAAGACAGCGAACATTACGATTTCATAATTATTGATTGTCTAACGATGTGGGTTAACAATATCTTATATCACAAAGTAGATATCGATATCTATATAAATGACTTTTTAAAGTACCTTAAAAGAGGCTTAAATAGTGAGTTAGTTCTCGTTACAAATGAAGTGGGGCTTGGGATAATACCAATTGACTCAGTTGTTCGGGAATATGTCAACCTATTAGGTCAAGTGAATCAAAAGTTAGCCCACCTATCTGAAAGGGTAATCCTAATGGTATCTGGTTTACCATTTTACATAAAGGGGCAGAATCATGAGCTACAAGCATTTTAG
- a CDS encoding cysteine-rich small domain-containing protein, with protein sequence MSYKHFSNKQCEYYPCHNLQDQNCLFCFCPLYFFDDCGGNPKLTNGIRDCSSCVKNHDEQSYDFVINKLKEYFSKNRIS encoded by the coding sequence ATGAGCTACAAGCATTTTAGTAATAAGCAGTGCGAATATTACCCCTGTCATAACCTACAAGATCAAAACTGCCTCTTCTGCTTTTGTCCCCTTTATTTTTTTGATGATTGTGGAGGCAATCCCAAACTAACAAACGGTATTAGAGATTGCTCATCATGTGTAAAAAACCATGATGAACAAAGCTATGATTTTGTGATAAATAAATTAAAAGAATACTTTTCAAAAAACAGAATCTCTTAA